Genomic DNA from uncultured Acetobacterium sp.:
AGAACCCTTCCGGCCATGGCTCAGGCCGCCGCTCTGGCCATTGACTCCATGGACTGGTGCGAAATTGTCGGGACCATCGCTGGGGATGATACGATCTTTGTGCTCGTCCGTAACCGTGATATGGTGGGTGAAATTGTGGGAAAATTCAAAAAGTTGATGAAATAGGGAGGGCTCTATGCTGAGAAATCTCGTTGTAAATGATTATGCACTGATCGACCATCTGTCGGTGGATTTTAGTCCGAGACTTAATGTGATCACCGGCGAAACCGGGGCTGGTAAATCGATTGTGATTGATGCGCTGACGCTGGTGCTGGGAAATCGCGGTAACAAAACCAACATCCGTCAGGGAAAAAGTAAGATGACCGTTCAGGGGCTTTTTGACATCAGTGAACAAACAAGTCTGATTGAAAAATGTTCAGAATACGGCATCCCCATGGAAGATGGCCAATTAATTCTGATTCGGGAGATGGATGATCGGGGTCGCAATATTTGCCGGGCCAACGGCTTGATTATCACCGTCGCCCAATTAAAAACAATTGGTGATGCGCTCATTGATATTCACGGTCAGCATGAGCATCAATCCCTGTTTAAACGGGAAAACCATCGGCACTTGCTGGATGCCTTTGGTGGAGAGAAAAGCCGTAAATACCGGCAACAGACAGCCGCTGATGCCGATGAAATCAAACGCATCAAAGATCAGATCAATGAATTGGAAACAAATGAACGGGAATTGGAACGGGAAAAAGAAACCCTACAGTTTGAAATCAATGAGATTGAAGCAGCCGCCCTGATTGTTGGTGAAGATGAAGAATTGGAAGAAGAAAAGCGAATTCTTGAGAATAAGGAGCGACTTTTTTCCAATACCAGTCGTGCTTACGAGCTGCTCCGAGGGGAAAATTCTGATCAGAACCCAATTCTTGATGCTATGAGTTTGCTGGCCGAAAACATTGCTGAAATTGCCAAAATAGACAGCAGTTTTCAGGAAAAACTGGAAAGGTTCAATGGAATTTTCAATGAAGCTGAAAGCCTTTCTTTTGAGATCCGCTCTTATTTAGAAGATATGGAATATAGTTTGGGTGATTTGGATGAAATCGAGACCCGGCTCAGCGTGATTGCCAAACTTAAACGAAAATATGGCCATGATATTACTGAAATCCTGACCTATGCAGAAGAAATCGAGATCCGCTTTAAAAGCCTGTTAAACCGAGATGAAAGCCTGCAGTCTTACTATCAGGAATTAGGCGGCGTTCAAGATAAGTATTATAAGGTTAGTGAATCACTTTATCAGTTGCGCTTAAAAACCGCCAGTACTTTAAAGATTGCCCTTGAAAAAGAACTGGGCGAACTGGCGATGGAGAAAGTTCAGGTGGAGATTTCGGTGGAACATGATCCCGAGCGGATTGCCGCCTATGGCCAGGACATGGTAGAATTTTTAATTTCGGTTAATCCGGGACAGCCTCCAAAACCGCTGGGTAAGGTTGCCTCTGGCGGGGAAATTTCCCGCATTATGCTGAGTCTTAAAAGTATTTTCGGTGCCCTGGATGCCATTGAAACCATGGTGTTTGACGAAATCGATACGGGCATCAGTGGCCGTACTGCCCAGGTTGTTGCCGAAAAAATACAAGCTTTAAGTGTCACCCCGCCTACCGGTCGGCAGATTATCTGTATTACCCATTTACCCCAGATTGCTGCCATGGCCGACCAGCACTTTATGGTCGAAAAACGGGCGACCGAGGATACTGTGGAGGTTCGTTTTATACCCCTGGACGAAAAGGGTAAAAAAGAGGAACTTTCCCGAATGCTCGGCGGTGCCGAAGTAACCCAAAAAACTTGGGAGCATGCCCAGGAAATGCTGGAACTAAGCCAAAAAATAAAAAAATCAAAAAAAATCAAAAAAGACAAAATATTGTCTTAACATTTCATCAGTTATTGGATAAAATAAAGATTGTTAAAAATATATTTAATTAAGGAGATATAAATTGGAAAGAACAGTACCCATCGGGTTATCAAACAAGCACATTCATGTATCACAGGCAGATTTAGAAACATTATTCGGTAAAGGCTACCAATTAACACCAATGAAAGATTTATCACAACCAGGACAATACGCCGCAGAAGAAAAAATTGATGTGGTTGGACCTAAGGGAACATTAAAAGGGATTCGTATTCTTGGACCAGTTCGTCCTGAAACCCAATTGGAAGTATCTGTCGGAGATGGTTTCTGTTTAGGAATCAAAGCACCACTTCGTAATTCAGGAGATATTGCCGACACCCCAGGGGTTAAACTAATCGGACCTGCAGGCGAAGTAGAAATTGCTAAAGGTGCCATCGTGGCTGCCCGTCATATCCATATGAGCACTGAAGAAGGCGCAGCCTATGGATTAAAAGACAAAGATGTTGTCTGTGTAAAATTGGATGGTCCTCGTGGTCTGACATTTGACAACGTATTAGTTCGCGTTCACCCAGATTTCAAACTAGACATGCATCTTGACGTTGAAGAAGGAAATGCAGCCGCTGCTAAAAACGGGCAAATCGCAACCATTCTTTAATTATGATTGCACCAAACCCAATCGCTTTTGCCGCATTTGGCCTTGAAGTCAGGTGGTATGGGGTTTTAATTGCCTCCGCATTACTGATTGGTCTGTTCATAGCGATAAAACGGGCACCCAAATATGGGCTTGATCCTGAGATCATTATGGATTTCTTTCTGTTCATGACACCAGCGGTGATCATTGGTGCCCGGCTCTACTATGTCATCTTTAGTTATGACTATTATGTCGCCCATCCGGAAGAAATTATCGCAACCTGGCATGGCGGACTGGCTATTCACGGTGGTATTATTGCCGGTATGATCGTGGCCATTATTTTGTGTCGGGTCAAAAAGATCAGTTTTTTCGCTTTAGCGGATGTCCTGATTCCCGGTTTACCGTTAGGCCAGGCCATTGGGCGCTGGGGGAATTTCTTTAATCAGGAAGCCTATGGTTCACAAACCGATTTACCTTGGGCCATCACAGTAAATGACGCTGCCCTGGGAATCATCAAGGTGCATCCGACCTTCCTTTATGAGTCGGTTTGGAACGTGATGATTTTTGGTTTTCTCTTTTTTTATGAAGATAAAATTAAAAAGGTCGACGGCGAATTACTCTTTGTTTACCTGGGTTTATATTCTGTCGGACGCTTTTTCATCGAAGGGCTAAGAACGGATAGCCTGATGTTTATGGGACTGCGAACAGCCCAACTGATCAGTCTGGCATTGGTCATTATTGGAATTGGCGGACTTTGGTATTTGCGGAAAAACGAAGATCGATTTACGAATTCACTGATAAAAAATAAATAAGTTAAAAAAAGACTGTCAGTTATTATGAACTGGCAGTCTTTTTGCGTGCAACAGCGAGGTTCGTGGAGCTAAACTTGTGACCGCGTCAGTTAGGGCAACTTAGTCATTCCCCGATATTGAATGGCTTCAGTCAAATGTGAAACCTGAATGGCTTCGGAACGATCCAAATCAGCAATGGTTCGGGCCAGTTTCAAAATTCGGTGATACCCTCTGGCGCTGAGTTTCATCTTGGTATAGACTTTTTCCATCAACTTTTCCTCAGCAGTACCGAGAGCACAGAAGCTTTCCATCAGCTTTGGTGTGAGTTGGGCGTTGTAGAAAATATCCAGATCCTGATAGCGTTGATTTTGCCGTTCGCGGGCAGCATCCACCCGCATTTTGATGGCATGAGAGGTTTCGCCCTTGGGTTTAGTTTGCAGTTCATCATAGGTCGTACTGGGAATCTCCACAAAAATATCCAATCGATCCATCAGCGGTCCGGATATTTTTCCCTGATAGTTTTTGATTTGCTGGGGGGTGCAGATACATTCATGAGCAGGGTCGGTAAGATAACCGCAGGGGCAGGGATTCATGGATGTGATCAGGGTAAAACTGGCCGGAAAGGTCAGTGAGGCATTGACCCGGGAGATGGTGACCTCCTGATCTTCAATCGGTTGACGCAGAACTTCCAGGGCTGATTTTTGAAACTCAGGCAGTTCATCAAGAAAGAGCACGCCCAAATGAGCAAGGGAAACTTCGCCGGGTTTGGGAATCCGCCCACCGCCCACCAAGGAAACCTTGGAAATGGTATGATGCGGCGAACGAAAGGGGCGTTGGCTGATAATGGCATTGTTTTTTAAGAGACCGGAAATACTGTGGATCTTGGTGATTTCCAGCGCCTCGTCGATGGTCAGGTCAGGGAGGATGGACGGAAAACCTTTGGCCAACATCGTTTTTCCAGATCCGGGAGGGCCTGACATCATTACGTTGTGAGCCCCGGCGGCAGCAATCTCTAACGCCCGTTTGCCTTGATCCTGACCGCGGACATCAGAAAAATCGATGGCATGACTGCTGCTTTCCAGAGCTAAGAGCATATTGAGATCAACCTTAAAGGAATCGATGATCAGTTCTTTCTTGATAAAAGAAACGGCTTCATCAAAGTCTTTTACTGGAAAAACATCAACATTTTGAACCACGGCCGCCTCGTGTCGGTTATCAAAGGGCACGAGAATATTGGAAATACCAGCTTCTTTTGCTGCCAATACCATCGGCAGTACCCCGTTGACGCTTCTTATTTCACCGCTGAGAGAGAGCTCTCCGATAATCAGATAATCCTCTGGATGATCCCAGGTTAATTGCTCAGAAGCGGCTAAAATCCCCAGCGCAATGGCCAAATCAAAAGCAGGCCCTTCTTTTTTGAGATCTGCCGGGGCCAGATTGATCGTGATCCGTTCCATCGGATATTTAAAGCCATTGTTCTTAATAGCCGAAAAAACCCGGTCTTTTGATTCTTTAATGCCGGTGTCAGGAAGGCCCACCAGGGAATAGGAGGGCAAGCCCCGGGAAATATCAATTTCGACAGTGACAATAACGCCATTTACACCAAGCAATCCGCTACTTTTAATCTGTGACAACATATAAAGTTTACCTCCGCCTTATTAAAACTATTATACCGGAAATAAAAACAAATAAATACAAAAACATAGGGAAAAATTTTGAGGGTTATGATATCATAAAAAAAGAAATCAACAGAAGGAGGTACCCATGGAAAAAAATACACAGGGCACCTTGTATGTGCTCATTGCGATGGTATTATTCAGTACCGGCGGGCTGTTTATCAAGCTGATCGACGCCAATGCTTTTACCATTACGTTTGGACGGGCGCTCATCGCAGGCCTTATTTTTTTGCCCATGATTCAATGGAAAAAAATAAGGTTTTCAAAATATTATGTCGGTCTTGTCATTGCTTATTGTTATCTGTGCGTGATGTTTGTGCTGACAACTAAGATGACAACGGCGGCTAATGCCATCATTCTTCAGTGTACTGCACCTTTATGGCTTTACTTGTTTTACGTAGTCAAAGGAAAGAAAGTAACCAAGCGTGATTTGATTCCGCGATTGTTTATTCTTTTAGGAATCATCGTCATCCTAAGTGCTTCAGATGGCGGAAACGCCTGGGGTGATCTGCTGGCGTTAACCAATGGGATTGCCTATGCGGTGGTTCAGTATTTATTGGATAAAGACTATCCGATATCCGATGCTTCAATCGTTGGTTTAAATAACCTGTGGCTGGGTCTGGTGATCCTTTTGACCATGTCTAATCAGCTGGACTTTTCCGGTATCTCTGTTTATGGCTGGCTGGGATTGATTTTTCTGGGTGTCTTTCAGATTGGGATTGCCTATCTCTTTTTCTCCGGCGGTGTTCGCCTGATTTCGCCATTGAAAGCGTCGATTTTATCATTGGCAGAACCCATCCTTAATCCTATATTTGTATTCTTTTTTGTGGGAGAAACCCCGTCCTTTCTCTCATTAACCGGATTTTCGGTCATTCTGATGGGAATTGGTCTGACAATGGTTCGCCCCAAAAATCTCGAAGAGATTAATGAGTAGGTCAGAATAATACTATACAACAAAAAAACCACAACACTGAAGTTGTGGTTTTTTTGTTGTAAATCTACAAATGTTATTCTGGTTGAGGCACACTTTGTTGTTTTGGTTTAATAAACAGAAGTGCTACCGCAATAACCGCAAAAGCAATCATTGAGATATAGAAAGGGAATTTAATGGTAACAGTCATATCCACACCCATGATTCCAGCTAAAATTGCGAAGAAATAGGCTGAACAGAATCCGCCGACATTCATGGATGCCATAACGATGCCGGATGCAGTTGGCATTTGG
This window encodes:
- a CDS encoding YifB family Mg chelatase-like AAA ATPase, producing MLSQIKSSGLLGVNGVIVTVEIDISRGLPSYSLVGLPDTGIKESKDRVFSAIKNNGFKYPMERITINLAPADLKKEGPAFDLAIALGILAASEQLTWDHPEDYLIIGELSLSGEIRSVNGVLPMVLAAKEAGISNILVPFDNRHEAAVVQNVDVFPVKDFDEAVSFIKKELIIDSFKVDLNMLLALESSSHAIDFSDVRGQDQGKRALEIAAAGAHNVMMSGPPGSGKTMLAKGFPSILPDLTIDEALEITKIHSISGLLKNNAIISQRPFRSPHHTISKVSLVGGGRIPKPGEVSLAHLGVLFLDELPEFQKSALEVLRQPIEDQEVTISRVNASLTFPASFTLITSMNPCPCGYLTDPAHECICTPQQIKNYQGKISGPLMDRLDIFVEIPSTTYDELQTKPKGETSHAIKMRVDAARERQNQRYQDLDIFYNAQLTPKLMESFCALGTAEEKLMEKVYTKMKLSARGYHRILKLARTIADLDRSEAIQVSHLTEAIQYRGMTKLP
- the lgt gene encoding prolipoprotein diacylglyceryl transferase, which encodes MIAPNPIAFAAFGLEVRWYGVLIASALLIGLFIAIKRAPKYGLDPEIIMDFFLFMTPAVIIGARLYYVIFSYDYYVAHPEEIIATWHGGLAIHGGIIAGMIVAIILCRVKKISFFALADVLIPGLPLGQAIGRWGNFFNQEAYGSQTDLPWAITVNDAALGIIKVHPTFLYESVWNVMIFGFLFFYEDKIKKVDGELLFVYLGLYSVGRFFIEGLRTDSLMFMGLRTAQLISLALVIIGIGGLWYLRKNEDRFTNSLIKNK
- a CDS encoding phosphate propanoyltransferase, with the translated sequence MERTVPIGLSNKHIHVSQADLETLFGKGYQLTPMKDLSQPGQYAAEEKIDVVGPKGTLKGIRILGPVRPETQLEVSVGDGFCLGIKAPLRNSGDIADTPGVKLIGPAGEVEIAKGAIVAARHIHMSTEEGAAYGLKDKDVVCVKLDGPRGLTFDNVLVRVHPDFKLDMHLDVEEGNAAAAKNGQIATIL
- the recN gene encoding DNA repair protein RecN, with the protein product MLRNLVVNDYALIDHLSVDFSPRLNVITGETGAGKSIVIDALTLVLGNRGNKTNIRQGKSKMTVQGLFDISEQTSLIEKCSEYGIPMEDGQLILIREMDDRGRNICRANGLIITVAQLKTIGDALIDIHGQHEHQSLFKRENHRHLLDAFGGEKSRKYRQQTAADADEIKRIKDQINELETNERELEREKETLQFEINEIEAAALIVGEDEELEEEKRILENKERLFSNTSRAYELLRGENSDQNPILDAMSLLAENIAEIAKIDSSFQEKLERFNGIFNEAESLSFEIRSYLEDMEYSLGDLDEIETRLSVIAKLKRKYGHDITEILTYAEEIEIRFKSLLNRDESLQSYYQELGGVQDKYYKVSESLYQLRLKTASTLKIALEKELGELAMEKVQVEISVEHDPERIAAYGQDMVEFLISVNPGQPPKPLGKVASGGEISRIMLSLKSIFGALDAIETMVFDEIDTGISGRTAQVVAEKIQALSVTPPTGRQIICITHLPQIAAMADQHFMVEKRATEDTVEVRFIPLDEKGKKEELSRMLGGAEVTQKTWEHAQEMLELSQKIKKSKKIKKDKILS
- a CDS encoding DMT family transporter; the encoded protein is MEKNTQGTLYVLIAMVLFSTGGLFIKLIDANAFTITFGRALIAGLIFLPMIQWKKIRFSKYYVGLVIAYCYLCVMFVLTTKMTTAANAIILQCTAPLWLYLFYVVKGKKVTKRDLIPRLFILLGIIVILSASDGGNAWGDLLALTNGIAYAVVQYLLDKDYPISDASIVGLNNLWLGLVILLTMSNQLDFSGISVYGWLGLIFLGVFQIGIAYLFFSGGVRLISPLKASILSLAEPILNPIFVFFFVGETPSFLSLTGFSVILMGIGLTMVRPKNLEEINE